GCCGACGATGCGTTCTTCTCCGATAGCCAGTTCATCGGGGTGGGCCTCGGGCTCAGCACGCGCGGCGACCAGGTGTTCATCACCCAGGTGTTCGGCGACGGTCCCGCGGCCGCCACGGGCCTTGGGCGCGGCGACGAGCTCCTGCGCATCAACGGCATCGACGTGGCCGACGCGCTCGCGGGCGACGGGATCGGCGCGGCCTTCGGCGACGATGAGATCGGCGTGATGGTGGAACTGCGCGCCCGGCGCACGGCCACCGGCGAGATCACCGACGACGTGCTCTTCAAAGATCTCGTCACGATCGAGCCGATCCCGGCCAGCGCCGTCCTCGACGTGGACGGTGAGCCCGTGGGCTACGTGGTGTTCCGAGACTTCGTGAACCCCGCCTTCGATGAGCTCGAGCGGGTCTTCGGCGATTTCGCGGCGGCAGGGGTCACCCAGCTGATCCTCGATCTGCGCTACAACGGAGGCGGCCTGATCTCCGTGTCCGAGTTCCTCGGCGATCTGCTCGCCGGCGGTCTTGCGGGGTCCACCTATTATTCCCGTGAGCACAACGACGCCAACACGGACTTCAACTTCAGCGTGGACTTCGTCAACCAGGCGAACGCGCTCACCCTGGACAACCTGATCATCATCACCACCGGCGGCACGGCGTCTGCGAGTGAGCTCGTGATCAACGGCATCTCGCCCTACCGCCAGCTCACGCTGGTGGGGGAGACCACCTTCGGCAAGCCGATCGGTCAATACGGCTACGAGTTCTGCGAGAAGATCTTGCGCCCGGCGAGCTTCGTGCTGGCCAACTCCCTGGGCAACAGCGACTACTACGACGGCTTCGCCCCGGACTGCGCGGCCACCGACGACCTCACCCGCGCTCTGGGCGATCCCGAGGAGGCGATGTTGGCGGAGGCCTTGGATGTGGTGCGCAACGGCACCTGCACCACCCCCTTCGCCAAGGCGGCCGATGCGCAGGCGGCGAAAGCCGCGGCAGCCGCAGCGGTAGCGCCGCCGCCGCGCGGTCGTGAGGTGGCGCGAGAGATCGGCGACGCGTACTAGCGGCCGCTAGGGCGTAGCTGCGAGCGGGCTACCAGCCGATGCTGCGCCCGCCGTCGACCGCCACGATCTGTCCCGTGACGTAGTGTCCCTGGGTGGCCAGGTAGAGCACCAGGCTCGCGATGTCGTCCGGGTCCCCCATGCGCTTCAACGCCGTGTTCGCCACGATCTTCAGGCGCAGGGCCTCATCGTCGTCGCCTTCGGGCCAGAGCACGGGGCCGGGCGCGATGCCGTTCACGCGTACCTGGGGCCCCAAGCCGCGCGCCAGGGACTGGGTCAGCATGGTGAAGCCGGCCTTCGCCGCGCAATAAACGTAGTGGTGGGCGAGGGGGCGTCGGGCGTGGATGTCCAGCATGTTGATGATCAGGCCCTTCGACTCGCGCAGGGCGGGCGCGGCGGCTTGGGCCAGGAACATCGGCCCCTTCAGATTCGTGCCCATGAGGTCGTCCCAGGCCTTAGAGGTGATCTCGCCCATCGGCGTGGGGTAGAAGGTGGAGGCGTTGTTCATCAGCAGATCGAGGCTGCCGAAG
The nucleotide sequence above comes from Pseudomonadota bacterium. Encoded proteins:
- a CDS encoding S41 family peptidase translates to MKRIVSGRRATMLASVIATTCLAACGGGGANAPAPDVDAQAGSCSNDEQKQFVLDVMQDIYFWVDDLDSNINIDAFDSPEALLEELVSVQPLDRFSFIGSAAADDAFFSDSQFIGVGLGLSTRGDQVFITQVFGDGPAAATGLGRGDELLRINGIDVADALAGDGIGAAFGDDEIGVMVELRARRTATGEITDDVLFKDLVTIEPIPASAVLDVDGEPVGYVVFRDFVNPAFDELERVFGDFAAAGVTQLILDLRYNGGGLISVSEFLGDLLAGGLAGSTYYSREHNDANTDFNFSVDFVNQANALTLDNLIIITTGGTASASELVINGISPYRQLTLVGETTFGKPIGQYGYEFCEKILRPASFVLANSLGNSDYYDGFAPDCAATDDLTRALGDPEEAMLAEALDVVRNGTCTTPFAKAADAQAAKAAAAAAVAPPPRGREVAREIGDAY
- a CDS encoding pteridine reductase: MDKTGDGSLEQDMMRTQAGVALITGAARRIGARVARRWHGAGGRVAITYRSSATDAEALVSELNAKRPDSAMAIRNNVTEVDTLPGLVAKVTDRFGSLDLLMNNASTFYPTPMGEITSKAWDDLMGTNLKGPMFLAQAAAPALRESKGLIINMLDIHARRPLAHHYVYCAAKAGFTMLTQSLARGLGPQVRVNGIAPGPVLWPEGDDDEALRLKIVANTALKRMGDPDDIASLVLYLATQGHYVTGQIVAVDGGRSIGW